In the Ochrobactrum sp. Marseille-Q0166 genome, one interval contains:
- a CDS encoding mannose-1-phosphate guanylyltransferase/mannose-6-phosphate isomerase, producing MSLIPVIISGGSGSRLWPLSRDAHPKPFIELPDGGTLIGKTYARAANLDGVDQILSVTNRDFLFLTLDAYAAAGARKIENTFLLEPLGRDTAPAIALAALQAAATYGENTVLLVMPADHLIEDEPAFAEAVRKARVIAETGRIVTFGIVPNRPETGFGYIEVDGTDVLRFVEKPDAATAQVYVDGGHHYWNSGMFCFQAATMIAAMQLHAPDVLAGAKAALEQSRRGVNGDTRTLEIAKDQFAATPAISIDYAVMEKAQNIACIPVSCGWSDIGSWAAMADLITPDADGNRLRGETVVEDTTGSFVLSETRLVSLVGVHDLLVVDTPDALLVAHRDKAQDVRKVFNKLRAQGHEAAKLHRTAHRPWGTYTVLEEGDGFKIKRIEVKPGSRLSLQAHHHRSEHWIVVSGTAKVVNGEREILLTNNQSTYIPCGFKHRLENPGILPLILIEVQSGEYLGEDDIVRFDDIYGRT from the coding sequence ATGAGCCTAATTCCAGTTATTATCAGTGGCGGTTCTGGCTCAAGGCTCTGGCCGCTTTCGCGTGATGCGCATCCCAAGCCATTTATCGAACTCCCGGATGGTGGAACGCTTATCGGTAAAACCTACGCACGCGCTGCGAATCTCGATGGTGTTGATCAGATCCTATCCGTCACCAATCGCGATTTTCTTTTCCTGACGCTTGATGCCTATGCCGCTGCCGGCGCTCGTAAAATTGAGAATACGTTCCTGCTGGAACCGCTTGGACGTGACACCGCTCCAGCCATCGCGCTTGCCGCTCTTCAGGCTGCCGCGACCTATGGTGAGAACACCGTTCTACTCGTCATGCCAGCCGACCACCTGATCGAAGATGAACCTGCATTCGCTGAAGCAGTCCGCAAGGCACGCGTTATTGCGGAGACGGGTCGTATCGTCACATTCGGCATTGTGCCGAACCGCCCGGAAACTGGCTTTGGTTATATCGAAGTTGACGGCACCGATGTGCTGCGCTTCGTTGAGAAGCCGGATGCGGCCACCGCTCAGGTTTACGTTGATGGTGGCCATCATTACTGGAATTCGGGTATGTTCTGCTTCCAGGCAGCCACGATGATAGCTGCAATGCAGCTTCACGCACCCGATGTTCTCGCTGGCGCAAAGGCCGCACTCGAACAGTCGCGACGTGGTGTAAATGGCGATACCAGAACGCTGGAAATAGCGAAGGATCAGTTTGCAGCAACGCCTGCCATTTCCATTGACTATGCAGTCATGGAAAAAGCGCAGAATATCGCTTGCATTCCAGTGTCCTGTGGCTGGTCGGACATTGGATCATGGGCAGCAATGGCCGATCTGATTACGCCAGATGCAGATGGTAACCGACTGCGTGGTGAAACGGTTGTTGAAGACACGACAGGCAGCTTTGTTCTATCGGAAACCCGCCTCGTAAGCCTTGTAGGTGTCCACGATCTGCTTGTCGTCGATACACCGGACGCGCTTCTGGTTGCCCATCGCGACAAAGCACAGGATGTACGCAAAGTTTTTAACAAGCTGCGCGCGCAGGGCCACGAAGCTGCCAAACTGCATCGGACGGCACACCGGCCATGGGGCACCTATACAGTACTAGAGGAAGGCGACGGCTTTAAAATCAAGCGTATTGAGGTGAAACCCGGCAGCCGTCTCAGCCTGCAGGCTCACCACCACCGGTCTGAACACTGGATTGTTGTTTCCGGCACAGCGAAGGTGGTTAATGGCGAACGCGAAATCCTTCTGACCAATAACCAGTCCACCTATATCCCATGTGGCTTCAAGCATCGTCTGGAAAATCCAGGCATTCTGCCGCTGATTCTGATTGAGGTGCAAAGCGGTGAATATCTTGGCGAAGATGACATCGTTCGCTTCGACGACATTTATGGGCGAACCTGA
- a CDS encoding phosphomannomutase, whose protein sequence is MAKNSLKFGTSGLRGLATELNGLPAYAYSLAFVQMLHTRGKLKAGDRVFVGQDLRPSSPDIAALAMGAIEDAGFTPINCGVLPTPSLSYFAMAQGAPCIMITGSHIPDDRNGLKFYREDGEIDKDDEAAISAAYAALPDDIVARKAAHLPADDEAINAYAERYIKLLGTKVLAGLKIGVYQHSSVARDLLTQVLKNLGAKTVPLGRSDVFVPVDTEALRPEDIDLLANWAKQDNFDAIVSTDGDADRPLIADENGQFVRGDLVGAITAAWAGADVIVTPVTSNTALEECGKFARVLRTRVGSPYVIAGMQEALNENAKSVVGFEANGGVLLGSTLEMSGKQLSALPTRDALLPILACLSTIKQAHKPLSEIALSYGFRVALSDRLQNVAQEKTAAFLSVITQEEARLRLFPLTDAVIRLETIDGVKLFFASGNAIHYRASGNAPELRCYVEASDAAQAAELLTMGLEIARNATKEA, encoded by the coding sequence ATGGCAAAAAACTCCCTCAAATTCGGCACAAGCGGCCTCAGAGGACTGGCAACCGAGCTTAATGGCCTCCCTGCTTATGCCTACTCACTGGCATTCGTCCAGATGCTCCATACGAGAGGAAAACTTAAAGCGGGAGATCGTGTTTTCGTCGGACAGGATTTGCGCCCTTCGAGCCCCGACATTGCAGCGCTTGCCATGGGGGCTATCGAAGATGCAGGATTTACTCCGATCAATTGCGGCGTGTTGCCGACGCCTTCTCTAAGCTATTTCGCCATGGCACAAGGTGCACCGTGTATCATGATTACCGGTAGCCACATCCCGGATGATCGTAACGGCCTGAAGTTTTATCGGGAAGACGGCGAAATCGACAAGGATGACGAGGCTGCAATCAGTGCCGCCTATGCCGCCCTTCCGGACGACATTGTAGCGCGTAAAGCTGCACATCTGCCAGCAGACGATGAAGCAATCAACGCCTATGCCGAACGTTATATCAAACTGCTCGGAACGAAAGTCCTCGCGGGTTTGAAAATTGGCGTCTATCAACACTCTTCAGTGGCGCGTGATCTCCTCACCCAAGTACTCAAGAATCTCGGTGCGAAAACAGTACCGCTTGGCCGCTCCGATGTTTTTGTTCCAGTGGATACCGAAGCGCTGCGACCAGAAGATATTGATCTTCTTGCGAACTGGGCAAAGCAAGATAATTTCGATGCAATTGTATCGACCGATGGTGATGCAGATCGCCCGCTTATCGCTGATGAAAACGGGCAATTCGTGCGTGGTGATCTTGTCGGCGCCATCACTGCCGCTTGGGCCGGGGCTGATGTAATCGTTACACCGGTCACCTCCAATACCGCCCTTGAAGAATGCGGAAAATTCGCGCGCGTTCTACGCACACGTGTCGGCTCGCCTTATGTAATCGCGGGCATGCAGGAAGCACTGAACGAAAACGCAAAAAGTGTTGTCGGATTTGAAGCGAATGGCGGGGTATTGCTCGGTAGCACGCTGGAAATGAGCGGAAAGCAATTGTCCGCCCTCCCCACACGTGACGCGCTCTTACCTATTCTGGCATGCCTGAGCACCATAAAGCAGGCGCACAAGCCGCTTTCTGAAATTGCCCTTAGCTATGGGTTTCGCGTTGCGTTAAGCGATCGTTTACAAAACGTAGCTCAGGAAAAAACTGCTGCCTTTCTTTCTGTTATCACACAGGAAGAAGCGCGTTTGCGCCTGTTTCCCTTAACGGATGCAGTTATTCGTCTTGAAACAATCGATGGTGTGAAGCTCTTCTTTGCATCGGGTAACGCAATACATTATCGCGCCTCTGGCAATGCACCGGAACTTCGCTGTTATGTCGAAGCGTCTGACGCAGCGCAGGCCGCCGAACTATTGACGATGGGTCTTGAAATCGCCCGTAACGCTACAAAGGAAGCTTGA
- a CDS encoding DUF2093 domain-containing protein, which translates to MNKFESPRSSEAVLRYLDGDFEIVKHGSYVVCAVTGAQIPLDELKYWSVARQEAYATGLISYERELDLNPELRSRKKS; encoded by the coding sequence ATGAACAAATTTGAATCACCGCGCTCGTCAGAAGCAGTGCTACGTTATCTCGACGGCGATTTTGAAATCGTGAAGCACGGCTCCTATGTCGTCTGTGCGGTAACAGGCGCACAAATTCCGCTTGATGAACTGAAGTACTGGAGCGTTGCGCGACAGGAAGCTTATGCGACAGGATTGATTTCCTATGAACGGGAGCTGGACCTAAACCCCGAATTGCGCAGCCGCAAAAAGAGCTAA
- the guaB gene encoding IMP dehydrogenase: MAKIVESSTGALALTFDDVLLQPGHSEVMPGQVDLRTRIAKDIELNLPLLSAAMDTVTESRLAIAMAQSGGIGVIHRNLTPERQAEEVRQVKKFESGMVVNPVTIGPDATLADAQALMKAHRISGIPVVENGAKGPGRLVGILTNRDVRFASDPAQKIYELMTRENLVTVRENVNQDEAKRLLHAHRIEKLLVVDDKGRCVGLITVKDMEKSQLNPNAAKDAQGRLRAAAATSVGEDGYERAERLIDAGVDLLVVDTAHGHSQRVLDAVARIKKAYPNVAILAGNVATAGGTQALIDAGADAVKVGIGPGSICTTRIVAGVGVPQLSAIMSAVEAAHKHNIPVIADGGIKFSGDFAKALAAGAVAAMAGSLLAGTEESPGEVYLHQGRSFKSYRGMGSVGAMARGSADRYFQAEVRDELKLVPEGIEGQVAYKGPISAVLHQLAGGLRASMGYVGAKTLEEFREKATFVRISNAGLRESHSHGVAITRESPNYPAGM, encoded by the coding sequence ATGGCTAAAATCGTGGAATCTTCGACCGGCGCGCTCGCTCTCACTTTTGATGATGTGCTTTTGCAGCCCGGTCATTCCGAGGTCATGCCTGGACAGGTCGACCTGCGCACCCGTATTGCCAAAGACATCGAATTGAACTTACCGCTGCTGTCAGCCGCTATGGATACGGTTACGGAATCGCGTCTGGCTATTGCCATGGCACAGTCAGGCGGTATCGGCGTTATTCATCGTAACCTGACACCTGAACGTCAGGCTGAAGAAGTCCGCCAGGTCAAGAAGTTTGAATCCGGCATGGTGGTGAATCCTGTCACCATCGGACCGGACGCAACGCTTGCCGATGCGCAGGCCCTCATGAAGGCACATCGTATTTCCGGTATTCCGGTTGTCGAAAACGGCGCCAAGGGACCGGGCCGTCTTGTCGGTATTCTGACCAATCGCGATGTGCGTTTCGCATCCGATCCTGCACAGAAGATTTACGAACTGATGACGCGTGAGAACCTTGTCACGGTTCGCGAAAACGTCAATCAGGATGAAGCCAAGCGTCTGCTTCATGCGCACCGCATCGAAAAGCTGCTGGTTGTTGACGATAAAGGGCGTTGCGTTGGCCTGATTACCGTCAAGGACATGGAAAAGTCACAGCTCAATCCAAATGCTGCCAAGGATGCGCAGGGTCGTCTGCGTGCGGCTGCTGCAACGAGCGTTGGCGAAGATGGTTATGAACGCGCCGAACGCCTGATCGATGCTGGCGTTGATCTTCTCGTCGTCGATACGGCTCATGGTCATTCGCAGCGCGTTCTGGATGCAGTTGCTCGCATTAAGAAGGCTTACCCCAATGTCGCGATCCTGGCAGGCAATGTTGCCACTGCTGGCGGCACGCAGGCGTTGATCGATGCTGGTGCAGACGCGGTCAAGGTCGGCATCGGACCGGGTTCAATCTGCACGACGCGTATCGTTGCAGGCGTTGGGGTGCCACAGCTTTCAGCGATCATGTCGGCTGTAGAAGCAGCGCACAAGCATAACATTCCGGTGATCGCTGATGGCGGCATCAAGTTTTCCGGCGATTTCGCCAAGGCTCTGGCCGCAGGTGCTGTTGCTGCAATGGCTGGCTCTTTGCTGGCCGGTACGGAAGAAAGTCCGGGCGAAGTTTATCTGCATCAGGGCCGTTCATTCAAATCCTACCGTGGTATGGGCTCGGTTGGCGCCATGGCGCGCGGCTCGGCCGACCGTTACTTCCAGGCTGAAGTCCGTGATGAATTGAAGCTCGTGCCGGAAGGTATTGAGGGGCAGGTCGCTTACAAGGGCCCGATTTCGGCAGTTCTGCACCAGCTTGCTGGTGGTCTGCGCGCCTCGATGGGCTATGTCGGCGCCAAGACGCTGGAAGAATTCCGCGAAAAGGCAACTTTCGTACGCATCTCTAATGCTGGTCTGCGTGAAAGCCATTCGCATGGCGTGGCGATCACTCGCGAAAGCCCGAACTATCCGGCCGGCATGTAA
- a CDS encoding P1 family peptidase: MDRRTFTKSLAGLGTIPFIVSHAEAADGGNTKMLKLMGGSISDVPGIKLGHHTLTKRPTGCTVLLCEEGAVAGVDVRGSAPGTRETDLLDPINLVEKVNAVLLSGGSAYGLNAATGVMRYLEENNLGFKIGKGVVPIVPAAVLMDLGVGDFSIRPDEEAGYLACKAAKTEASGGGNIGAGAGATVGKMFGMDYAMKGGLGTASYKVPGTEVVVGAIVAVNAVGDVYAPNSQQILAGARNEDGKGFRNIMDSIMQGRNVVKSGGANTTIGAIATNVPFNKAELKKIAGMAHDGFARTINPIHTMWDGDTIFALSTGQATGIEADVTAIGAIAATVMAQAVARAVIEAESLSDLNLPAHRDYV; the protein is encoded by the coding sequence ATGGACAGACGCACATTCACAAAATCACTTGCAGGACTTGGGACAATACCATTCATTGTCTCTCATGCAGAAGCGGCAGACGGGGGAAACACGAAAATGCTCAAACTGATGGGCGGAAGCATCAGCGATGTACCGGGAATAAAGCTCGGCCATCACACACTGACAAAACGTCCGACCGGCTGCACGGTTCTGCTCTGCGAGGAAGGCGCTGTCGCTGGCGTCGATGTGCGCGGCTCTGCTCCCGGAACGCGCGAGACAGACCTGCTTGATCCTATAAACCTTGTAGAGAAGGTAAATGCTGTTCTTCTATCGGGTGGCAGCGCCTATGGCTTGAATGCCGCAACAGGCGTTATGCGCTATCTTGAAGAGAACAATCTCGGCTTCAAGATTGGCAAGGGTGTCGTTCCTATTGTTCCTGCGGCTGTTCTCATGGATCTCGGCGTCGGTGATTTTTCGATCCGCCCGGATGAAGAAGCAGGCTATCTTGCCTGTAAGGCAGCGAAAACAGAAGCGTCGGGTGGAGGGAATATCGGTGCTGGTGCAGGCGCCACCGTCGGCAAGATGTTCGGCATGGATTACGCCATGAAAGGTGGCCTCGGCACTGCAAGCTACAAGGTGCCTGGTACCGAAGTGGTGGTGGGTGCGATTGTCGCGGTCAATGCTGTCGGCGATGTCTATGCGCCGAATTCGCAGCAAATTCTGGCTGGCGCACGCAATGAAGACGGCAAGGGCTTCCGCAATATCATGGATTCGATCATGCAGGGCCGCAATGTCGTCAAGTCTGGCGGCGCCAATACAACCATTGGAGCAATTGCAACCAATGTACCTTTCAACAAGGCTGAACTAAAGAAGATCGCTGGCATGGCGCATGATGGCTTTGCGCGAACGATTAATCCGATCCACACAATGTGGGATGGCGATACGATCTTCGCGCTCTCGACCGGCCAGGCAACCGGTATTGAAGCTGATGTAACGGCTATTGGCGCAATTGCAGCAACTGTCATGGCCCAGGCGGTAGCCCGCGCAGTGATTGAGGCAGAAAGTCTGTCTGACCTCAACTTGCCAGCACACCGCGATTATGTTTGA
- a CDS encoding hydrogen peroxide-inducible genes activator, which translates to MFTIRQMRYFDALASTLHFRKAAELAHISQPALSAQIAEMEAVAGAPLFERSQRKVIMTELGRELLPGIRTILKELHALEEISAQSKGLLQTQLRLGIIPTVAPYLVPHLIPLLRDRHPSFRLQLRESVTAKLLDELYAGEIDAIVAVLPIIDDRLAHEKLFDDRFLIATSSNDQTILSSPITQDNVALDRLLLLEEGHCMRDQALAVCSLPSQRQLVKYGATSMTTLLQMVSHGMGLTLIPEIAVHAETRSNHMRIVPFDGEQPKREIALFWRRQSKRRKDFQALADCIVESANKLLIDDAELASLA; encoded by the coding sequence ATGTTTACGATCAGACAAATGCGCTATTTTGATGCGCTCGCAAGCACCCTCCACTTCCGGAAAGCCGCCGAGCTGGCCCATATCTCGCAACCTGCCCTCTCGGCCCAGATTGCCGAGATGGAAGCTGTGGCGGGTGCGCCTCTATTTGAGCGCTCACAGCGTAAAGTCATCATGACAGAGCTTGGTCGTGAGCTGCTGCCCGGCATTCGCACCATTCTGAAAGAACTTCATGCACTTGAGGAGATTTCAGCGCAAAGCAAAGGCCTGCTGCAAACACAATTGCGGCTGGGGATTATCCCCACTGTAGCGCCCTATCTGGTGCCGCATCTCATCCCGCTGTTGCGAGATCGTCACCCGTCATTTCGCCTGCAATTGCGTGAAAGCGTGACAGCCAAGCTTCTCGACGAGCTTTACGCAGGCGAAATTGACGCCATCGTCGCCGTCCTTCCGATCATCGATGATCGCCTTGCACATGAGAAGCTTTTCGATGATCGCTTTCTGATCGCTACCTCCAGCAATGACCAGACAATTCTCTCCTCGCCCATTACGCAGGATAATGTGGCGCTGGACCGGCTTTTATTGCTTGAAGAAGGCCATTGTATGCGTGATCAGGCGCTAGCGGTGTGCTCGCTGCCATCACAGCGCCAGCTCGTAAAATATGGTGCAACCAGCATGACCACACTTTTACAGATGGTCAGCCATGGCATGGGTCTAACGCTGATCCCCGAAATTGCAGTGCATGCAGAGACGCGCAGCAATCATATGCGGATTGTGCCATTTGACGGTGAGCAACCAAAACGCGAAATCGCTCTGTTCTGGCGCAGACAAAGCAAACGTCGCAAGGATTTTCAAGCACTTGCAGACTGTATTGTTGAAAGTGCAAACAAACTTCTCATTGATGATGCAGAGCTTGCCAGCCTCGCATGA
- the katA gene encoding catalase KatA, translated as MADRPIMTTSAGAPIPDNQNSLTAGERGPVLLQDYQLIEKLTHQNRERIPERVVHAKGWGAFGTLTITGDISKYTKAKALQPGAKTPMLARFSTVAGEQGAADAERDVRGFALKFYTEEGNWDLVGNNTPVFFVRDPLKFPDFIHTQKRHPKTNLRSATAMWDFWSLSPESLHQVTILMSDRGLPTDVRHINGYGSHTYSFWNDAGERYWVKFHFKTLQGHKHWTNEEAEHVIGRTRESTQEDLFTSIEKGEFPKWKVQVQIMPELDADKTPYNPFDLTKVWPHADYPPIDIGVMELNRNAENYFTEIENAAFSPSNIVPGISYSPDKMLQARLFSYADAHRHRLGTHYENLPVNQPKCPVHHYHRDGQMNTYGGIATGNPDAYYEPNSFNGPVEQPSAKEPPLRINGDADRYNHRIGNDDYSQPRALFNLFDDGQKARLFSNIAAAMGGVPGFIVERQLAHFKLIHPDYEAGVRKALHDAHGYQANTIAVNEEVDAAE; from the coding sequence ATGGCAGACCGTCCGATTATGACTACAAGTGCTGGTGCGCCTATTCCGGATAACCAGAATTCCCTTACCGCCGGTGAGCGCGGCCCTGTTTTATTGCAGGACTATCAGCTGATCGAAAAGTTGACGCATCAGAACCGTGAGCGCATTCCAGAACGCGTTGTTCATGCGAAGGGTTGGGGTGCATTCGGCACGCTGACCATCACCGGCGATATTTCAAAATATACCAAAGCCAAGGCGTTGCAGCCGGGTGCAAAGACACCGATGCTGGCCCGTTTCTCGACCGTTGCCGGTGAGCAGGGTGCCGCTGATGCCGAGCGCGATGTGCGTGGTTTTGCGCTGAAATTCTACACCGAAGAAGGCAACTGGGATCTGGTTGGCAACAACACACCGGTCTTCTTCGTGCGTGATCCACTGAAATTCCCCGATTTCATCCATACCCAGAAGCGTCATCCCAAGACCAATCTGCGTTCGGCAACCGCCATGTGGGATTTCTGGTCACTTTCGCCAGAAAGTCTGCATCAGGTAACAATTCTGATGTCTGATCGCGGCCTGCCGACCGATGTGCGTCATATCAACGGTTATGGCTCACACACCTATTCCTTCTGGAACGATGCGGGCGAACGCTACTGGGTGAAGTTCCACTTCAAGACCCTGCAGGGCCATAAGCACTGGACGAATGAAGAAGCCGAACATGTGATCGGTCGCACACGTGAATCCACGCAGGAAGACCTGTTCACCTCCATTGAGAAGGGTGAATTCCCGAAGTGGAAGGTTCAGGTGCAGATTATGCCGGAACTGGACGCCGACAAGACGCCATACAATCCGTTCGATCTCACCAAGGTTTGGCCCCATGCCGACTACCCGCCGATCGATATTGGCGTCATGGAACTCAACCGCAATGCGGAAAACTACTTTACCGAGATCGAAAATGCTGCGTTCTCGCCCTCAAACATCGTGCCGGGCATCAGCTATTCGCCGGACAAGATGTTGCAGGCGCGCCTGTTCTCCTATGCCGATGCACACCGTCATCGCCTTGGCACACATTATGAGAACCTCCCGGTGAACCAGCCAAAATGCCCGGTGCATCACTATCATCGCGATGGCCAGATGAACACGTATGGCGGCATCGCAACGGGTAACCCGGATGCATATTACGAGCCGAATTCGTTCAACGGTCCGGTCGAGCAGCCATCAGCCAAAGAACCACCGCTACGCATCAACGGCGATGCGGATCGTTATAATCATCGCATTGGCAATGATGATTATTCGCAGCCGCGTGCGTTGTTCAATCTGTTCGATGATGGGCAGAAGGCGCGCTTGTTCTCGAACATTGCTGCCGCGATGGGCGGGGTTCCTGGCTTCATCGTTGAACGTCAGC
- the mutL gene encoding DNA mismatch repair endonuclease MutL has translation MTIRHLSETIINQIAAGEVIERPASVIKELVENAIDAGATRIEVVTAGGGKTLLRVTDNGSGIPSSELPLAVSRHCTSKLSDDVNDIRALGFRGEALPSIGSVSKLTLKSRPQDAESGFEVAVSGGHLDGPRPAALNRGTIAEVRDLFYATPARLKFMKTDRAEATAITDVIKRIAIAFPHVRFSLSGSDRTPLELPATGTGAEATLERIGQILGKEFSDNALHIDAERDGVRLAGFVGIPSFNRGNALHQFAYVNGRPIRDKQIFGALRGAYADVIARDRHPVAVLFLTIDPAQVDVNVHPAKADVRFRDPGLVRGLIVGSIKQALAQSGIRPATSGAEAMLQAFRAEGFQPRPATNNYTSQNWRTSAPAPRSEWSPQTAHPAHKPLDFDHLPAFREESQTVIETLVKPAADARATISEASVELMQKPLGAARAQIHENYIVAQTEDSLVIVDQHAAHERLVYEALKNALHSRPIPGQMLLIPEIVDLAEEDAERLSSHAETLARFGLGIEQFGPGAIAVRETPAMLGEMNVQQLIRDLADEVAEHDTSDGLKAMLNHVAATMACHGSVRSGRRLKPEEMNALLRDMEATPGSGTCNHGRPTYIELKLTDIERLFGRR, from the coding sequence ATGACAATCCGGCACCTGAGCGAAACCATTATCAACCAGATTGCCGCTGGCGAGGTGATTGAACGTCCCGCCAGCGTGATCAAGGAACTTGTTGAAAACGCAATCGATGCGGGCGCAACCCGCATTGAAGTTGTGACTGCCGGTGGCGGAAAAACGCTGCTGCGCGTGACCGATAATGGTTCCGGTATTCCATCCTCTGAACTTCCGCTTGCCGTTTCGCGCCATTGCACCTCGAAACTCAGCGATGATGTGAATGATATTCGTGCGCTGGGCTTTCGTGGCGAAGCCTTGCCGTCGATCGGTTCCGTTTCAAAACTCACCCTCAAATCTCGACCGCAAGATGCCGAATCCGGCTTTGAAGTTGCCGTAAGCGGCGGGCATCTGGACGGCCCACGTCCCGCAGCACTTAATCGCGGTACGATTGCTGAAGTGCGTGATCTTTTCTACGCCACCCCTGCCCGTCTTAAATTCATGAAGACGGATCGCGCCGAAGCAACTGCGATCACCGATGTCATAAAACGCATTGCTATTGCCTTTCCCCATGTGCGCTTCTCCCTCTCGGGCTCTGATCGCACCCCGCTTGAGCTTCCGGCAACGGGAACAGGCGCCGAGGCAACACTGGAACGTATCGGACAGATTCTCGGCAAAGAATTTTCAGATAATGCGCTGCATATCGATGCCGAACGCGATGGCGTGCGATTGGCCGGTTTTGTTGGTATTCCATCATTTAATCGCGGAAATGCATTGCACCAGTTTGCATATGTGAATGGGCGTCCCATTCGCGACAAGCAGATTTTCGGCGCGCTTCGTGGCGCATATGCTGATGTGATCGCACGTGATCGCCATCCGGTTGCAGTCTTGTTTTTGACAATTGATCCGGCGCAGGTCGATGTGAATGTGCATCCCGCAAAAGCAGACGTCCGCTTCCGCGATCCCGGTCTTGTGCGCGGGCTGATCGTTGGCTCTATCAAACAAGCGCTTGCACAATCTGGAATACGCCCGGCAACCAGCGGTGCGGAAGCCATGTTACAAGCGTTTCGAGCCGAAGGATTTCAACCTCGCCCAGCCACCAACAATTATACCTCACAAAACTGGCGTACATCCGCTCCAGCCCCACGTAGTGAATGGTCGCCTCAAACAGCGCACCCCGCGCATAAGCCGCTCGATTTCGATCATCTTCCAGCATTTCGCGAAGAATCGCAGACTGTTATCGAGACTCTCGTGAAACCCGCTGCAGATGCGCGCGCCACAATTTCGGAAGCATCGGTTGAACTGATGCAGAAGCCACTCGGTGCAGCGCGCGCGCAAATTCATGAAAATTATATCGTCGCGCAAACCGAAGACAGTCTCGTCATTGTCGATCAGCATGCAGCGCATGAACGGCTTGTCTATGAAGCGCTGAAAAATGCACTGCATTCGCGTCCAATCCCTGGACAAATGCTGCTGATCCCTGAGATTGTCGATCTCGCGGAAGAGGATGCCGAGCGGCTGTCATCCCATGCAGAAACATTGGCCCGTTTCGGGCTGGGCATCGAACAGTTTGGCCCAGGCGCGATTGCGGTGCGCGAAACCCCTGCCATGCTGGGTGAAATGAATGTACAACAATTGATCCGCGATCTGGCCGATGAAGTCGCGGAACATGACACATCTGACGGTCTGAAAGCCATGCTCAACCATGTAGCCGCAACGATGGCGTGTCACGGTTCCGTGCGTTCAGGACGACGCTTAAAACCAGAAGAAATGAATGCACTCTTGCGCGATATGGAAGCGACGCCCGGCTCCGGCACATGCAATCACGGACGCCCGACCTATATCGAGTTGAAGCTTACGGATATTGAACGATTGTTCGGAAGACGGTAG